CCGCGTTCACGATGGGACCGTACGCGGTCAAGAACCCCCAGAAGGTGTCGAGCCTGTTCCTGCTGGCACCGATCTTCCCGCCCGAGGGAACGTCGAACCCGCCGGCCACGCTGCCGCGACCGGGCTTCCCGACCTATCTCGGCACCAAGGCGGGGTTCGACAGCGGCTGGAAGGGCGAGGTGCACTGCGACGGACAGCGGGAGGACGCCGTCGTCGGGGAGGCGTGGGACGCGATCATGAAGAGCGACCCGGTCGGCAGCACCTGGGGACCGCCGGCGGAGGGGCGCAACCGGATCAGGAACTTCTGGCGGTGGGGATGGAACAGGACCACCGCGGCACAGGGCGGGGTGCTCGGCGGAAGCGTTCCCGTGCTGATGGTCTACGGGGAGTACGACCGCCAGGTGAACACCTCGCCCCCCAACCCGGACCCGGAGCTCGACTTCTCCGTACCCGCCCTCTACGACGCCGTCACGGGCGCCCACAAGCTGATGGTCAAGCTCGCGTGCGCGGGGCACTCGGTGGTGTGGGAGATGCAGCACAAGAACGTCCACAACCTCTCGAAGCACTGGCTCAAGCAACTCAAGGTCGACGGCAAGACCCAGGGCGTCTTCGACATGGACACCGACGGAAACCTCAGCCCGGCCCCGTAGGCACGGCGGAGCCCCTGGCGGTTCTCACCGTCCAGGGGCTCTCCGAGCGGGGGTCACGCCGTGGCCGTCAGCGCCTTCACCAGGAGCGGGGTCACCAGGCCGACCTGCCAGGGGCGTGCGCCGTGGCCCGTGAGGGCGGCGGCGACGGAGTCCGCGTCGGCCGGGGACGGCGGCTCCCAGCAGACCCGGCGCACCGTGTCCGGGGTGATCAGGTTCTCCTGCGGCAGGTTCAGCTCCTCCGCGAGGGCCGAGACCGCCGCGCGCGCCGCCGAAAGCCGGGCCGCGGCGACCGGGTCCTTGTCCGCCCAGGCGCGCGGCGGGGGCGGGCCGGCCACCTGCTGGCCCGGCTGGGGGAGCTCGCTCTCGGGCAGGGCGCGGGCGCGGTCGACGGCCGCCTGCCACTGCTCCAGCTGACGGCGGCCCATCCGGTGCCCGAAACCGGGCAGAGCGGTGAGTGCGGTCACGTTCACCGGCACCGCGAGTGCCGCCTCCACGATCGCCGCGTCGCTCAGCACCTTGCCCGGGGAGACGTCCCGTCGCTGGGCGACCGCGTCACGGGCCGTCCACAGCTCCCGTACGACCGCCATCTGGCGACGGCGCCGCACCTTGTGCATACCGGAGGTGCGCCGCCACGGGTCCTTGCGGGGCGGGGCGGGCGGGGCCGAGGCGATCGCGTCGAACTCCTGGTGCGCCCAGTCGAGCTTGCCCTGCCGGTCGAGCTCCTTCTCCAGGGCGTCCCGGAGGTCGACGAGGAGTTCCACGTCGAGGGCCGCGTACCGAAGCCAGGGCTCGGGCAGCGGCCGGGTGGACCAGTCGACGGCGGAGTGGCCCTTCTCCAGGGCGTAGCCCAGGACGGACTCGACCATCGCGCCGAGGCCGACGCGCGGGAAGCCCGCGAGCCGCCCGGCGAGCTCGGTGTCGAACAGGGAGGTCGGGAGCATGCCTATGTCGCGCAGGCACGGAAGGTCCTGCGTCGCGGCGTGCAGGATCCATTCGGTCCCGGCGAGCGCGTCGCCGAGTCCGGAGAGGTCGGGGCAGCCCACCGGGTCGATGAGGGCGGTTCCCGCGCCCTCGCGGCGGAGCTGGACGAGATAGGCGCGCTGGCCGTACCGGTAGCCGGAGGCGCGCTCGGCGTCCACGGCGACGGGGCCGCGGCCGGCCGCGAAGGCGGCGACCACCTCGGCGAGGGCGTCCTCGGTCTCGACGACGGGCGGAATCCCCTCGCGGGGCTCCAGCAACGGGATCGGAAGCCCATTCGCAGGGACATCGTCGTCCGGGGGGCCGCCCCCGGTGGTGCGCAGTGCTGTGTCTGCTGCGGTCTCTTGGGCGTCGGTCACCTGTCAAGGGTATCGGTGAACGGCAAGCGCCTGTCGACGGAACGTTCCGTCGACAGGCGCCGGCTTCTTGTCGAGCGCTCCGTCAGTGGATGATCCCCGTCCGAAGGGCCACCGCGACCATGCCGGCGCGGTCCCCGGTGCCCAGCTTGCGGGCGATCCGGGCGAGGTGGCTCTTCACGGTGAGGGCAGAGAGGCCCATGGAGACGCCGATCGCCTTGTTCGACTGGCCCTCCGCGACGAGCCGGAGCACCTCGACCTCACGGCCGGAGAGCTCGCGGTAGCCGCCCGGGTGGCTCGGGGCACCCGGGGGGCGGCGGTGGCCGAGCCGCGCGGCCGCGGCGCCGATGGGGGCGGCGCCGGGTCGGGTCGGGTGGCCGATGTTGGTACGGGTGCCGGTGACGACATAGCCCTTCACGCCGCCCGCGAGGGCGTTGCGCACGGCGCCGATGTCGTCCGCCGCGGAAAGGGCGAGGCCGTTGGGCCAGCCCGCGGCGCGGGTCTCGGACAGCAGGGTCAGGCCGCTGCCGTCGGGCAGGTGGACGTCGGCAACGCAGATGTCGCGCGGGTTGCCGACGCGGGGACGTGCCTCCGCGATGGAAGAAGCCTCGATCACGTCGCGTACTCCGAGGGCCCACAGGTGGCGGGTCACGGTGGAGCGGACGCGCGGGTCGGCCACGACGACCATGGCCGTCGGCTTGTTCGGGCGGTAGGCGACCAGGCTTGCGGGCTGCTCGAGGAGAACGGACACCAGGCCTCCTGGGGGGAAGGATGCGGGACGGAGCCGGCTCGGGGAAGAAGCCGGGGGCGAACCCGTGCTGTGAAGGGGTCACTGGTTCCTTCGGCAGCTGGGCCGCCCGCCTTTAGGGAAAGATCACGATTTGGTGAGTAACAATTGGGGCAATTCGGACGCGTGATCGATCATCCTACGAGCGGGCCCCCGCGCGTCACCCCTGAGGGGGAGTCCCGGGGTCACCGTTCGAACCCTCCGAAGGTTGGCTTGATCCCGACCCTCAGGCCTGCTGCGGCCCCCGCCGCTGCGGCAGCGAGACGATCCCCGCACCCGAAACCGTCCCCGCCGCGCCCGTCGCCGGATCGACCGACGCGGGCGGCAGCCCCGCGATCTGGCAGAGCAGATCGCACCAGGCCGCCAGATGCGCCCCGGTGTCCGGCACTCCGGCCAGACCCTCGCGCGGCGTCCAGGACGCCCGGATCTCGATCTGCGTGGCGGGCCTGCGGTCCGCGAGCCCGCCGAAGTAGTGCGAGCCCGCCATCGTGACCGTGCCGCTCGCCTCCCCGTACGCCAGCCCCCGGGCCTCCATGGCCCCGGTCAGCCAGGACCAGCACACCTCGGGCAGCAGCGGATCCGCCGCCATCTCCGGCTCCAGCTCCGCCCGGACGAGCGTCACGAGCCGGAACGTGCCCTTCCAGGCCTCGTGGCCGTCCGGGTCGTGCAGCAGCACGAGCCGCCCGTCCGCGAGGTCCTCCTCGCCGTCCACGACGGCCGCCTCGACCGCGTGGGCGTACGGGGCGAGGCGCTGCGGGGGCCTCGTCGGTTCGATCTCGATCTCGGGTCGCAGCCGCGCCGCGCGCAGCGCCTCCACCGCCCGCCGGAACGCGAGTGGAACCGGGTTCGCCTCCGTACTGTCCGCTGTTTCGTCCGTCCCTCGATCGCCGTCGGAATGATCGGAAAAATGTCCCTGAGCCGCAGCCATGCGGGGAAGAGTAGGCGGAACGGGCCCTCCGTGCAGGGAGGGACACCCTGCCCGGACGAGCGGCTTCCCGCCACATGCGAAGATTCTGGGCGTGAGCGCCAACGATCGCCCGACGGGCCAGCAGACGAAGCAGCAGTCGCGGACCTACGACTCCGCGTTCCTCAAGGCATGCCGGCGGGAGCCCGTGCCGCACACCCCCGTCTGGTTCATGCGGCAGGCCGGGCGCTCGCTCCCCGAGTACCTCAAGGTGCGCGAGGGCATCCCCATGCTCGAGTCCTGCATGCGGCCCGAGCTGGTCACCGAGATCACCCTCCAGCCGGTCCGCCGCCACAAGGTCGACGCCGCGATCTACTTCAGCGACATCGTCGTCCCCCTCAAGGCCATCGGCCTCGACCTCGACATCAAGCCCGGCGTCGGCCCGGTCGTCGCCGACCCCATCCGCACCCGCGCCGACCTGGACCGGCTGCGCGACCTGACCCCTGAGGACGTCCACTACGTCACCGAGGCCATCGGGATGCTCACCGGGGAACTGGGCGACACCCCGCTCATCGGCTTCGCGGGCGCGCCGTTCACCCTCGCGAGCTACCTCGTCGAGGGCGGACCCTCGCGCAGCCACGAGCGCACCAAGGCGA
This sequence is a window from Streptomyces sp. NBC_00691. Protein-coding genes within it:
- a CDS encoding alpha/beta fold hydrolase; translation: MAIVTTDHKVTHTSTVPANKDEVVKLFVRERNGTPPGQPRRPVLMLHGRSVPVLAGFDLRYKTYSWAETLAKAGYDVFMMDLQGSGLSPRPRMDDPRNVNPAQQNLLTPRPPGFTPGPPNYPFQLTNSNSDRDELDTVVEFIRDECDVQKVAFIGWSAAAFTMGPYAVKNPQKVSSLFLLAPIFPPEGTSNPPATLPRPGFPTYLGTKAGFDSGWKGEVHCDGQREDAVVGEAWDAIMKSDPVGSTWGPPAEGRNRIRNFWRWGWNRTTAAQGGVLGGSVPVLMVYGEYDRQVNTSPPNPDPELDFSVPALYDAVTGAHKLMVKLACAGHSVVWEMQHKNVHNLSKHWLKQLKVDGKTQGVFDMDTDGNLSPAP
- a CDS encoding ribonuclease D gives rise to the protein MTDAQETAADTALRTTGGGPPDDDVPANGLPIPLLEPREGIPPVVETEDALAEVVAAFAAGRGPVAVDAERASGYRYGQRAYLVQLRREGAGTALIDPVGCPDLSGLGDALAGTEWILHAATQDLPCLRDIGMLPTSLFDTELAGRLAGFPRVGLGAMVESVLGYALEKGHSAVDWSTRPLPEPWLRYAALDVELLVDLRDALEKELDRQGKLDWAHQEFDAIASAPPAPPRKDPWRRTSGMHKVRRRRQMAVVRELWTARDAVAQRRDVSPGKVLSDAAIVEAALAVPVNVTALTALPGFGHRMGRRQLEQWQAAVDRARALPESELPQPGQQVAGPPPPRAWADKDPVAAARLSAARAAVSALAEELNLPQENLITPDTVRRVCWEPPSPADADSVAAALTGHGARPWQVGLVTPLLVKALTATA
- a CDS encoding response regulator transcription factor, producing the protein MSVLLEQPASLVAYRPNKPTAMVVVADPRVRSTVTRHLWALGVRDVIEASSIAEARPRVGNPRDICVADVHLPDGSGLTLLSETRAAGWPNGLALSAADDIGAVRNALAGGVKGYVVTGTRTNIGHPTRPGAAPIGAAAARLGHRRPPGAPSHPGGYRELSGREVEVLRLVAEGQSNKAIGVSMGLSALTVKSHLARIARKLGTGDRAGMVAVALRTGIIH
- a CDS encoding DUF3000 domain-containing protein: MAAAQGHFSDHSDGDRGTDETADSTEANPVPLAFRRAVEALRAARLRPEIEIEPTRPPQRLAPYAHAVEAAVVDGEEDLADGRLVLLHDPDGHEAWKGTFRLVTLVRAELEPEMAADPLLPEVCWSWLTGAMEARGLAYGEASGTVTMAGSHYFGGLADRRPATQIEIRASWTPREGLAGVPDTGAHLAAWCDLLCQIAGLPPASVDPATGAAGTVSGAGIVSLPQRRGPQQA
- the hemE gene encoding uroporphyrinogen decarboxylase, whose protein sequence is MSANDRPTGQQTKQQSRTYDSAFLKACRREPVPHTPVWFMRQAGRSLPEYLKVREGIPMLESCMRPELVTEITLQPVRRHKVDAAIYFSDIVVPLKAIGLDLDIKPGVGPVVADPIRTRADLDRLRDLTPEDVHYVTEAIGMLTGELGDTPLIGFAGAPFTLASYLVEGGPSRSHERTKAMMYGDPQLWADLLDRLAGITSAFLKVQIEAGASAVQLFDSWVGALAPADYRRSVMPASVKVFDAVAGYGVPRIHFGVGTGELLGLMGEAGADVVGVDWRVPLDEAARRVGPGKALQGNLDPAVLFAGREVVEAKTDEVLAAAKNLEGHVFNLGHGVMPSMDPDALSQLVEYVHTRTAV